In Clostridium sp., one DNA window encodes the following:
- a CDS encoding nucleoside deaminase — translation MDFMQEAIREANCAFKLGEVPVGAVIVRDNKIISRAHNLKETLKDVTCHAEILAIKAASKRIGNWRLSGCTMYVTLEPCPMCAGAIVQCRINKLYIGTFNPTCGSCGSILNLVQNDSINSFVDVKWVYSECCSEILEKFFKSKRIK, via the coding sequence ATGGATTTTATGCAAGAAGCAATAAGGGAAGCTAATTGTGCATTTAAGTTGGGAGAAGTTCCTGTAGGTGCTGTTATAGTCAGAGATAATAAAATAATATCAAGAGCTCATAATCTTAAAGAGACATTAAAGGATGTTACCTGTCACGCTGAAATACTTGCCATAAAAGCTGCTTCTAAAAGAATAGGAAATTGGAGATTAAGTGGTTGCACCATGTACGTAACTTTAGAACCATGCCCAATGTGTGCAGGAGCTATAGTTCAATGCAGAATTAATAAACTTTATATAGGAACATTCAATCCGACTTGTGGATCTTGTGGATCTATTTTAAATTTGGTTCAAAATGATAGTATAAATAGTTTTGTAGATGTCAAATGGGTTTATAGTGAATGTTGCAGTGAGATTCTCGAAAAATTTTTTAAATCAAAGAGGATAAAATAA
- a CDS encoding phasin family protein, whose product MLNELKSLFLAGIGSAAYTYEKAVKLIEEMVKKGKITVEEGKQLSEELKKNVSAKKEQIKPLNKEELLSILNNLNFASKEDIASIDERLKKIEEKINNN is encoded by the coding sequence ATGTTAAATGAATTAAAAAGTCTGTTCCTAGCTGGTATTGGTTCTGCAGCATATACCTATGAAAAAGCAGTAAAATTAATTGAGGAAATGGTTAAAAAGGGGAAAATAACTGTAGAAGAGGGAAAGCAACTATCTGAGGAATTGAAGAAAAATGTTTCTGCAAAGAAAGAACAGATAAAACCTTTAAATAAAGAGGAACTTCTTTCTATATTAAACAACTTAAATTTTGCTTCAAAGGAAGACATAGCATCTATAGATGAGAGATTAAAAAAAATAGAGGAAAAAATAAATAATAACTAA